GATGATCCCGACCTTCTGGTAGACGGCGCCGAAGGAGACCAGCATCGCCAGGACCTGCGCCACGGCGATCAGGCCGTGCCGGAGCAGGTGCCGGGTGCCCTTGAGGATCACCCGCACGCGCGCGACGAGGAGCCACACGTACGCGGTGAGGAAGACGAAGCCCATCGCGACGATGAAGATGGAGCGCGGCAGCCCGGCGGGGATGACGTGGGACAGGCCGACCCACAGCCCGCCCACGAGCAGGAAGAGGAGGAGGGCTCCCGCCCCGGCGGCGATCAGGTGCTGTCTCATGGCTCCAGGTGGCTGCCGTGGGTGACGAAACGGACGCCGTACAGTAGCCGGCCCACGCCCCCGGACGCCAGATCACGTCGCCGCGCCGGCTCCCTGCGGCAT
Above is a genomic segment from Longimicrobiaceae bacterium containing:
- a CDS encoding ion channel, coding for MRQHLIAAGAGALLLFLLVGGLWVGLSHVIPAGLPRSIFIVAMGFVFLTAYVWLLVARVRVILKGTRHLLRHGLIAVAQVLAMLVSFGAVYQKVGIIDSTRPDSPVVHEFWTSVYYSVVTFTTLGYGDFYPQGVGRALAGMQALTGYIILGVLASVAANVVSPHSPAGRADDGGDDGDR